The Oleiphilus messinensis DNA segment CGGCCCACGCCTGCTTTTGAAAATCATCAAGCACACGTTGTGAACGATTGGGGAACGGGAAGGCGGAATACAGCCGAACGGACATCCCGTCCTGCGCCAGCAATTCACTTAAATCATGAATCATGGTCGCAGGCAGCGGAATTTTATCGGGGTCGTTCCGGTGCTCGAATGATGCAGACAGGCCGCCTTTGGCCAGCACTTTTTTAACCACATTGGCGGTGTAGTAACTACGCAATATTTTAAATTGCTTTACGGTTTGTTCCGCCGCGGCAATGGCGTTTTGTTTGGCATTCTGTTCGATTTGTCCGGGAACCCAGAATGCCAGGAATAGCAGACTCAACAGAAAAGCCGCAGCAACGGGAATGATTAATTTCCAGAACAATGAAGCCTTCACGTCAAGCCCTCCACAGCACCAGGCGGATAAAACCAAACGCACAGGATCCCTCTTGCACTTTTAGCTATAGCTTCAATCTATAGTTTGTACTTACAGCTTAGTTCAGTGACACAAGTCTCACCATTCTGGAAGGCGCGAAGGAACGGCCTTATAACAAATTAAACCATTCACTTCACAGTTTATTTCAACCTGCTATTTACAATGCGGAACCAGTCTCCTGATTCCGCTGAAGTTAATTTACTCCACCCAGTAATTAATAACCTGAAAGGTTTGTCCCGAAGTTGAGTCTGTCAACTGATAAGCAAACAGACCATAACTGTAGGCCCGATCCAGCGAAAAGGTCTCTGGCGGCATATCTCCCACCGTGCCGGCGAATACCACATCGCTGCCCACAGAAAAACCCAGGCTGGCTGTGGTACTGCTCCCGACACTGAAGCCGACCATGCTCTTGCCCAGATCAGTTTTCACTTCGCGCTCATAGGAGACCGAAACCGAGGTGGTCAGCCCCGCAGTCAATGACTCGGATATCTCGACCGATGTACTGCCATTACTCGCCCCCACATCGACCGGACCAATTGAGGAACCCAAAAAGCCCACAATACTTTGCATATCGGAACGGCTTGGATAGGTGGACACGTCACCGATGGTATGGCCAAAAACATTACTGCCAACCTGAACCCCTTCTCCGGAAACCGCGCTGTTGAAAAACTGGCGCTCGATCTGGATGGTGCGCGGCGCTCTGGGCAGTGATATCACCAGATCCGTACCTACCAGTTGGGGATATACAGGGTGAGACAAGATTTTATAGGTATATTGGTCATAGGGAATGACGGTGGCCACAACAGTGTCTTCCATTGCTCCAGTGGTGTAGGTGATCGTCTTACTGGTCTGATAACCCAGACTTGCTTCAACCCCCAGGCTCACGCCCACCGAACGGGAAACCTCGACCCCCACATCACCGATGATAGGCAAACTGACATCTCCGCTTACCGAAGAATGTTGCCGGGCAGTCACTTCATGGGAAACTGAACTACTCGCCCCCACAGTCGATCCCTTACCCCATGAGGTTTGGCACACATCGGTCACCTGGACGCCATCCCCCCAACAAGGTGGCGCGGCCAACGCCGCCAACACCAGCGGCTCGGTGAACACAATTTCATGGGTACCTTCCGAGTATTTCAGCAGGGTACTGTCATTATCAACATTCACCGCAGCAAGTTGTGGAGGTCCGAATTCATCTTCAGAGAGGTGCTGGCCATCCAGTTCTTCATAATACTTCTGGCCCCATTCACCGGAGGCCGGATCAAATCCCCACACGGTTACGGCATAGCCGTTTTCCCAAAAAGTTACCGCACCATTGGAAACCTGTCTGAGGGGTACCGTGGCGGGCATATAGACAATAATATCGTCGTAGCCATCTGCGGTCACATCACCGGCGGTCAACACTGTGTTCTCCCGCGTAGTCCGGACCCGTTGATTGTTGCCCGGGCCTTTGAATACATTACTAGTGGGGATCTGGATCGTTTCACCATCCATTTCCATCGGCGTCAGGCTACTGGTGTTGAACAGATCATCAAACACTACACCATTAACATGAAACTCCTGATAGCCATCACCATCAATATCCAGCACATCAGCCCAGACATAGCTTGTCCAGCCGTTGTTGCCACTGGACTCACAGTTATTCAAGCGGTTCGAATACTGGCTACTGGCAACCGTAGCATTCCCGTTCACCATATCATCCAGAACCAGTTGCAGGGTCGTCACCGGTTCACAGGTGGTTGGAAAATGGTCAGCCAGTGCGGCAATGACAATTTCATCAAGATTGTCACCATCAACATCACCGACCGCCAGTGTCCCGGTCACACCATCAATCGTGGCCGTGTCGATAAAGGCACTAATACGATCATTATGCTTAAGCTCAAAACCGGCATTCAAATCATCATAAATCCAATAGCGGCTCTGACCACCGCCAGGTGAACCATTTTGCCCGCCACCGACGGTTTCGGACGTCACCACTGCCAGCTCAAGCCCCGCATCCCGGTCCAGCTGCCCGGCGGCCATTTCAATACTTAAATCACTACTGCTCTGGCTGGCACTAAACTCGACACTGTTACTCGACAGCGCAAATCCGGCACTCTTGGAGCCGCTCAATACATTGAGGTTTACCCGCCCTGAGCTGTCATCAATGATGGCCACAATCACGTTATCAGTGCCATCGCCATCCAGGTCGCCGGTAATCACTTGCAGATAATCCGGAGTCCCTGCGATTAAGACACTCGGGGCCGAGTAAGTAAAATTTTCCGACTCATCATCCATCACCGTAAGTGTCACCGCCCCGGTGCCTGCATTCCACCAAAGGAACACCATTTCTTCGAAACCATCCCCATCAATATCACCCGGAGCGACGGCATTATAGGCAGATTGTTTCCAGCTCTCGTCCAACGACGCCCCTGGCATATGGGCTGTTGAAGCGTCCTGCCCAGCCCCGGCTGGCAAGTACTTCAACAAACTCAGGGAATCGGATTCATTCAAACGGGGTAATCCCGCCAGAAACAACTCTGCTTTGCGCTCCAGCGTGCGACTGGCGCCCAGGGGAGCATAATCTGATGGCAAATCGTTTCCGGATTGGTCTACACGGGGAGTGGGTGTGGTATCAATACTGAGTTTCGAGAGCGTCGAGGCAACACTGGTTTCACCTGCATCGGAATAGAAACCGGAGACTGTCGAACAGGCTGAAGTAGCGCTGTTGGTGTCACTGCCAACCGCGCCCAGCAGTGAAAACAGGGTATCGGAATCGATATTGGTTTTCGCCTCACTGGACAGGATGACATAGTGTCCGGCGACTGCAGCGCGATTATCGGCAATAACTTTGTCATCATTTTGCGCACCGCCCAGAATATCCAGCGTGATGTTCTGCAAGGTTCGCGCACCACTGGACAGCTCGTTGGTGTAAAACTCCAACCCGAGAGGATCAGCATCCCGCCCGAATACCTGCTGAAACAGATTATTCACCAGTTCGGTATTAGACAAACTGCCAAAGCGCGATTCAAACTCGGCAGAATTACCAAAGTCTTCGATGATGCTGCCCAGGCTTCCACCTTCATCCGTCAATACCTGAGACCAATAAGCAAATCCGGCATAATCCGGGGCTCGGCCATAATAGCCAATATAGGCATTAATGACCTGTTGCTCCGCTGCACTGAAAGACCGCTCAGTGCATTGCGCCACCGCGTTCTGGGCTCCCCAGACACAGCCGAGCAAAACCGCCAGGCATGTCCAGTTTCCGGCCCTGAACCCCGCCTTCCCTATCCTTGATCGATCACCTCTTGCTGTAAAAGATAACATATCACGCACGCTCCTGAATCCTTGGCGGCAGCATCGGTGCGATGGTGCCTGTTTGAAAAGCCTAGCATGTTCCAAAGCGCTCAGGCAAAACAAACCGGCCCCGCTCTCAAACCTGGTAGCGCTGGCTCAATCCAGCCAGTTCTGTCGCCAGATCATGCACCCCCCGACTCCGTTGACCCGCTTCTTCAGCTCGCTGATGCAACCCTGACGTCAGTTCCGTAAGTGACTCCACATCCTCGCTGGCTGTATAGGCGGATTGTTCCTGCTGCTGAACGGCAACTGCGACTTGCGCATTTAAATCATTGATATGGGTAATACCGGCGGTAATCGAGTGCAGGGTTTCCCGGGTTTTACCGGCCCGTTCCGCACTACGGCGTGCCATCACGACATTATCATCCATAGCACTCCGTGCACTTTTTGCTTCCGTTTGCAGCTGTGTCACGATATCCGCAATTTCCGTCGCAGACAGTTGTGCTTTATTGGACAGTTCCCGAACTTCTTGCGCCACGACGGCGAATCCTCGTCCGTGATCACCCGCCCGGGCAGCTTCGATGGCGGCGTTAAGTGCAAGTAAATTGGTGTTCTCGCCAATGGTCTGGATGGCTTCCACTGCGACATTAATGGCATCCGCATGACGATCAAAATTACTGACAAATCCTGCCACATGCTCGACCTGTTCGGCCAGCACTTCGATTTCCGTCAGAGTCGCACTCAAATCCTGCTCACTGATAGTGGCCTCTTCACTCACTTGTCGTGCGGCCACCGCCGTATCCTCGGCACGCCGGGAGATTTCCCGAATAGCCAGCGCAATATCCAGCACCGACTGACGCAAGGTATTACTGCTATTGCTACCGAGTCGCGCCGCCTGATTCACCGCCGAAGCATTATGTTGCAAGTCACTGGCATCCGAATGTAAACTGGAAGTGGCTTGTAGCAATTCGCTAAGCGAGTGTTGAAACGCATCCAGCAAGCGATTGAACATTTGGGCGGTCATACCTGCTTCTGTGCCGATTTCAACCGGTGTCCGCAATTTAAGATTGCCAGTCTCAACAATGTTTTCCATCGTTTTCAGGGTGTCCAGCCAAACCGTTCTTGCACCATGCTCCGCGACATTCAACCCCGCCTCTTCATCTTCCTGCGTCACGCGTAAAATTCCAAGTGCGCTCAAACCACCAAACAACAAGAAGCCCGAGAGCAAGGACCAAATCGCTACCGCCAGAACACCCGTTACCTGAGTCATAAATTGATTGATATGGCTGCTATCCGGTAAATTGGCAATAGGGGCAACCAAAGCCAACGCAATCGTTCCCCAGGCACCGGCAAATGCGTGTGCCGCGACAGCCCCCACCGGATCATCGATTTTGAGTCTCAGCAACAAGCTTTCGCCCATGTAAACCACGATACCACTGCTCAAACCGATCAGCACCGCACCTCCGGTATCCACTACCGCACAACCCGCAGTAATCCCGGCCAGACCACCAACAATGCCGTTTAAAACCTTTTCCGGTTCAACCTGGCCTCGCACCAGTGCACTGACCAGCATACAGCTCACCGCACCGGCTGCGGCGGACATGACCGTATTAATCACAATCTGGACAATCGCTTCAGATGCTTCCAGCGTTGAACCGGCATTGAAGCCCAGCCAGCCAAACCAAAGAATAAAGACCCCAATTGAAGCCAATAACAATGAATGACCTGGCAGCTTCTGTGCCTCACCCTGTTTATTGAACCGCCCCAACCTGGGCCCCAGACAAATCGCACCGGCCAGTGCCAGCCATCCCCCCACACCATGAACCACAGTTGAACCTGCAAAATCAACAAACCCCTTTTGCGCCAGCCAGCCGTCGGAAGACCAAATCCAGTGCCCCACCACCGGGTAGGTAAAACCCGCCACCAGGACACAAACGAGCAAATAGCTGTTAAACCGCATACGCTCTGCAACAGCGCCGGAAATTATGGTCACAGCCGTACCGGCAAATACCAACTGAAAGATAAAAACGGCAAGTTCTAAAGGTTCGGTAAGATCATCCATCATGAAATGGCTGGTTCCAAACCATCCCAACCAGGAATCACCAAACATCAAACCATAACCCACAAAACCGAACACCAGGCTGGAAATGGCCAGATCGCAGATATTCTTGAGTGCGACGTTGATCGTATTCTTGGCGCGCGTCAGCCCAGTCTCCAACAAAGTGAAGCCTGCCTGCATAAAAAGCACCAACCCTGTGCACAATATAATCCATACCAAGGTCAATACAGATTGACCTTCTCCACCCTCTCCCCAAGATAGTGCAGGCTGTAAACACAAAATCAGTACAAAAAAGCGCAAAAACATCTCGCCAATCTCCAAAGGAATGTGAACTGTGACACAGCAACAACCATTCCATAACTATGCGAATTTAAATTAGTTAACGATCATAAATACCACTTAAGTGGTAGCATGCTTTTGATAATTACGCATTATTTTATGACATGTATGATCATTTTTTATTGCAGAGAGATGAAGATCATCCAGAACGTTTACAGAGAAAAAAGCTCCATACAGGTGCACCACAATCAAGGCGCACCACAAATGGTCAAAAATAAATCAAAAATCGTTCAAGAGGAGAGTTTGATCAACAGGGCTGTTGATCAAAGAGAGACATTCGCAGACGTAATTAACTGCTTAAAAGTCTTACACCACACAACAAGTGAATGAGACGGGCCTGCATTTACCCCATTGGTCAGAACATAGACCTGACTGCCCGTGAAACTTTTCAACCGACCCAGCTCAATCGCACGATCAGGATCAAATTGATTCTTGTCCGTAATATTCTGCTCATTCACCACATAAACATGAAAATCAGGACCCGGCCCCACTTCGAAATCGGCATTCAGAAAATACTCCAGGGCGTCCCCCTGCTGATACACCGTAAGACCGCCTTTTCCCCAATGCACATCATCATCCGGATCCGGATGGATAAACGCTCCCTCAGCAACCATTACCTTACCCGGCAAAAGCGTAACCGTTTCGTTCACCTCGGCTGGAGGAAACCAAAAGGGATAATAAAATAAAACCGTTACCGCACCGACCGCTAATCCGGTAAGCAAGCCCACTACAAATACCAGGGCCAATCGAATCATATTAATCTCCTTATTTGCATATTCCCGCCACTCATTTGGACTTATCTTCGACAGCAAGATACCGCTGCTCTGATACTGTAGTTCTGATACTACAGTTCAAATTGCGGGTCGGCTTCTGGCGAGTCTGCCCCCTGAGTCATTTTGGGTAGTGTGTCATACATTTCAAACCAGTTCGCTTTGTCACTGACATAAAAATGTTTTTCCGCACGGGTTTCCAGCTCACCATCCAGGAGTCCGGCGCGAATTCGAACAACACCAGGTACTTTGACAGTTTGACTGTAAATGGGAGAACCACAGTTTTTGCAGAAATAGCGCTTTTTACCAGGAGAAGACTCAAAGAAAGCCAGCTGTTCGTTACCGCTTTGAATTTTAAAGGCAGTTTCTTCGACCGGAATATTCGTAACCAGCGCCGTCCCCTGAGCCTTGCGACACTGCACACAGTGACAAATTTGAATGGGTGCTAACTGCCCTTCAACTGTGAATTTAACTCCACCGCATAAACAACTTCCTGTAGGCATGCCTACCTCCACGTTTTTGATGATAAACCCGACTAACATGAGTCTATAGCGAAACAAGTAGGGTGCAAATCAATTTTTT contains these protein-coding regions:
- a CDS encoding DUF4214 domain-containing protein, giving the protein MLSFTARGDRSRIGKAGFRAGNWTCLAVLLGCVWGAQNAVAQCTERSFSAAEQQVINAYIGYYGRAPDYAGFAYWSQVLTDEGGSLGSIIEDFGNSAEFESRFGSLSNTELVNNLFQQVFGRDADPLGLEFYTNELSSGARTLQNITLDILGGAQNDDKVIADNRAAVAGHYVILSSEAKTNIDSDTLFSLLGAVGSDTNSATSACSTVSGFYSDAGETSVASTLSKLSIDTTPTPRVDQSGNDLPSDYAPLGASRTLERKAELFLAGLPRLNESDSLSLLKYLPAGAGQDASTAHMPGASLDESWKQSAYNAVAPGDIDGDGFEEMVFLWWNAGTGAVTLTVMDDESENFTYSAPSVLIAGTPDYLQVITGDLDGDGTDNVIVAIIDDSSGRVNLNVLSGSKSAGFALSSNSVEFSASQSSSDLSIEMAAGQLDRDAGLELAVVTSETVGGGQNGSPGGGQSRYWIYDDLNAGFELKHNDRISAFIDTATIDGVTGTLAVGDVDGDNLDEIVIAALADHFPTTCEPVTTLQLVLDDMVNGNATVASSQYSNRLNNCESSGNNGWTSYVWADVLDIDGDGYQEFHVNGVVFDDLFNTSSLTPMEMDGETIQIPTSNVFKGPGNNQRVRTTRENTVLTAGDVTADGYDDIIVYMPATVPLRQVSNGAVTFWENGYAVTVWGFDPASGEWGQKYYEELDGQHLSEDEFGPPQLAAVNVDNDSTLLKYSEGTHEIVFTEPLVLAALAAPPCWGDGVQVTDVCQTSWGKGSTVGASSSVSHEVTARQHSSVSGDVSLPIIGDVGVEVSRSVGVSLGVEASLGYQTSKTITYTTGAMEDTVVATVIPYDQYTYKILSHPVYPQLVGTDLVISLPRAPRTIQIERQFFNSAVSGEGVQVGSNVFGHTIGDVSTYPSRSDMQSIVGFLGSSIGPVDVGASNGSTSVEISESLTAGLTTSVSVSYEREVKTDLGKSMVGFSVGSSTTASLGFSVGSDVVFAGTVGDMPPETFSLDRAYSYGLFAYQLTDSTSGQTFQVINYWVE
- the amt gene encoding ammonium transporter, which produces MFLRFFVLILCLQPALSWGEGGEGQSVLTLVWIILCTGLVLFMQAGFTLLETGLTRAKNTINVALKNICDLAISSLVFGFVGYGLMFGDSWLGWFGTSHFMMDDLTEPLELAVFIFQLVFAGTAVTIISGAVAERMRFNSYLLVCVLVAGFTYPVVGHWIWSSDGWLAQKGFVDFAGSTVVHGVGGWLALAGAICLGPRLGRFNKQGEAQKLPGHSLLLASIGVFILWFGWLGFNAGSTLEASEAIVQIVINTVMSAAAGAVSCMLVSALVRGQVEPEKVLNGIVGGLAGITAGCAVVDTGGAVLIGLSSGIVVYMGESLLLRLKIDDPVGAVAAHAFAGAWGTIALALVAPIANLPDSSHINQFMTQVTGVLAVAIWSLLSGFLLFGGLSALGILRVTQEDEEAGLNVAEHGARTVWLDTLKTMENIVETGNLKLRTPVEIGTEAGMTAQMFNRLLDAFQHSLSELLQATSSLHSDASDLQHNASAVNQAARLGSNSSNTLRQSVLDIALAIREISRRAEDTAVAARQVSEEATISEQDLSATLTEIEVLAEQVEHVAGFVSNFDRHADAINVAVEAIQTIGENTNLLALNAAIEAARAGDHGRGFAVVAQEVRELSNKAQLSATEIADIVTQLQTEAKSARSAMDDNVVMARRSAERAGKTRETLHSITAGITHINDLNAQVAVAVQQQEQSAYTASEDVESLTELTSGLHQRAEEAGQRSRGVHDLATELAGLSQRYQV
- a CDS encoding DM13 domain-containing protein: MIRLALVFVVGLLTGLAVGAVTVLFYYPFWFPPAEVNETVTLLPGKVMVAEGAFIHPDPDDDVHWGKGGLTVYQQGDALEYFLNADFEVGPGPDFHVYVVNEQNITDKNQFDPDRAIELGRLKSFTGSQVYVLTNGVNAGPSHSLVVWCKTFKQLITSANVSL
- a CDS encoding GFA family protein, whose amino-acid sequence is MPTGSCLCGGVKFTVEGQLAPIQICHCVQCRKAQGTALVTNIPVEETAFKIQSGNEQLAFFESSPGKKRYFCKNCGSPIYSQTVKVPGVVRIRAGLLDGELETRAEKHFYVSDKANWFEMYDTLPKMTQGADSPEADPQFEL